The following are from one region of the Mycolicibacterium diernhoferi genome:
- a CDS encoding YnfA family protein — protein sequence MVLKSTLLFVLAAILEIGGAWLVWQGLREHRGWLWAGAGVIALGAYGFVAAFQPDANFGRVLAAYGGVFVAGSLIWGMVADGFRPDRWDISGALVCLLGVGLIMYAPR from the coding sequence ATGGTGCTCAAGTCGACGTTGCTGTTCGTGCTGGCCGCGATCCTGGAGATCGGGGGAGCCTGGCTGGTGTGGCAGGGCTTGCGCGAACACCGGGGCTGGCTGTGGGCGGGCGCGGGCGTGATCGCCCTCGGCGCTTACGGTTTCGTCGCCGCGTTCCAGCCGGACGCGAACTTCGGCAGGGTGCTCGCCGCCTACGGCGGTGTCTTCGTCGCCGGCTCGCTGATCTGGGGCATGGTCGCCGACGGCTTCCGGCCGGACCGCTGGGACATCTCGGGCGCACTGGTCTGCCTGCTCGGGGTCGGGCTGATCATGTACGCACCCCGGTAG
- a CDS encoding SCO6745 family protein, whose protein sequence is MSRPTSIARRLFDRLEPVHAVTYFAPEARSALEGLGYRGFWMGYFAARSAPLGPVAPEVVAALFYNFAPSRVAKVLPAAWAIATPDTVLQVRADSAVAALHRYGFTDTDAIAAAGELLGKAARHAPAEGRPLFAANLALPWPDEPLARLWHATTLLREQRGDGHIAALNVFGISGRQSNVLHAAADRVPQEMIMRSRDYDEEQWQRHVTELADRGLLDGAGALTPAGAALKAELEETTDRLALSAFDVLDDAELGTLFGALTPLTRLVVAAGDVPASTPMGLDRSDLDNDRP, encoded by the coding sequence GCCTCTTCGATCGGCTCGAGCCGGTGCACGCGGTGACCTATTTCGCGCCGGAGGCACGTAGCGCACTCGAGGGCCTGGGCTACCGCGGCTTCTGGATGGGCTATTTCGCCGCGCGGTCCGCGCCATTGGGCCCGGTCGCGCCCGAAGTGGTCGCGGCGCTGTTCTACAATTTCGCCCCCTCGCGTGTCGCCAAGGTACTCCCCGCGGCCTGGGCGATCGCCACCCCGGACACGGTCCTGCAGGTTCGGGCGGACTCCGCGGTGGCCGCCCTGCACCGCTACGGGTTCACCGACACCGACGCCATCGCTGCGGCCGGCGAGTTGCTGGGCAAGGCGGCGCGGCACGCCCCGGCCGAGGGGCGGCCGCTGTTCGCCGCCAACCTGGCCCTGCCCTGGCCGGACGAGCCACTGGCCCGGTTGTGGCACGCAACCACCTTGCTACGGGAGCAGCGCGGCGACGGACACATCGCCGCGCTCAACGTGTTCGGCATCAGCGGCCGCCAATCCAACGTCCTGCACGCCGCCGCGGACCGGGTGCCGCAGGAGATGATCATGCGCAGCCGCGACTACGACGAGGAGCAATGGCAGCGTCACGTCACCGAACTCGCCGACCGCGGCCTGCTCGACGGCGCCGGGGCGCTGACCCCGGCCGGGGCCGCGCTCAAGGCCGAGCTCGAGGAGACCACAGATCGCTTGGCGCTCTCGGCATTCGACGTACTCGACGATGCGGAGTTGGGCACTCTGTTCGGCGCGCTCACCCCGTTGACCCGGTTGGTGGTCGCAGCCGGCGATGTACCCGCGAGCACCCCGATGGGCCTGGACCGCAGCGACCTGGACAACGACCGTCCCTGA